In Verrucomicrobiota bacterium JB022, the genomic stretch TCAACAAGGCCGTGGCCGCCAACGAGGCCTACCTGCAGCTCCAGGCGCTGGAAGCCCTCAAGGAGATGGCCAAGGACCCGAGCACCAAGATCTACTTCCTCGACGGCGACAGTCCTCAGCCGCTGCCCCTCATGAACATCGGCGACAGCCTGAAATAATAATCGCCGCTGCTTTAGCCGCCTTTTGAACCAAAAGAGCAGCATCCTGTCTGTTCTGTTAGATGCCAATGGTTGCTCCCCCTTGCACGAGGGGGAGTTTTTTCGTTGGCAAAACGGGCCCACATGCGTGACTTATGAAAAGAAAGTTGCGCTCGTGGCTTGAAACGCGCGTCGTCTTTCCCTACTCAACCCCCTTATGACATTTCGATGGATCCAGGCCAGCCTCGCCCTCGCGGGCTTAACCCTGCTGGCCGGTTGCGGCAGCGACCGTGAACTCGAACTCTACCGCCCCGGGCAAGTGCCGGTCTGGCGCACCGCCGACCAATACACTCCGCCCACCGCCATCCCTTCAACCACCTCATCGATAGACCCAGAAACAATGGCTGAATATCCCCGCGTCACGCTCAAGACCTCCAAAGGCGACATCACGATCGCGCTCTTCGAAGACAAGGCCCCCATCACGGTGGCCAACTTCCTCGAATACGTCTCCAGCGACCACTACGACGGCACCATCTTCCACCGCGTCATCCCGGGCTTCATGATCCAGGGCGGCGGTATGGACGCCAACATGATCGAGAAGCCCACCAACGCTCCGATCAAGAACGAAGCCAAGAACTCCGTGCCCAACAACCGCGGCACGCTGGCCATGGCCCGCACCAACGCCATCGACAGCGCCACGTCGCAGTTCTTCATCAATCTGGTGGACAACAGCTTCCTCAACGGCAACGGCATCACCGGCGGCTACGCCGTGTTCGGCCAGGTCGTCGAAGGCATGGAAGTGGTCGACGCGATCGCCAAGGTCCAGACCACCAGCAAGGGCTATCACGACGACGTGCCCGCCCAGCCTGTCGTGATCGAAGACGCCTCCCGCGTCGAACAGTAGGCCGAGCATGGGCCCGCTTGTCCTTAGTGCGGACTTCCCCGATTACCAACTCCTGGACAGCGGGCGCGGGCGCAAGCTCGAGCGCTTCGGCGATGTCATCCTGATCCGGCCCGAGCCCAAGGCCTGGTGGCGCACTGCCACCGGCGAAGAGCAATGGGGCCGGGCTCAGGCCGTTTTCCAGGACAGCGGCAAATGGAAATTCCTGCGCCGCAACCTGGACCCGAGTTGGAACCTCTCCGTCTGCGGCACCACGCTGGAGGTGAAGCTGACCGACATGTCCAAGCACGTCGGCGTCTTCCCCGAGCAGGAGCCGCACTGGAGCTGGCTGCAGGAGCGGATCAAAGGCCGTTCGCAGCCCCGCGTGCTCAACCTCTTCGGCTACACCGGCGCGGCCTCGCTCGCCGCCGCCAAGGCCGGGGCGCACGTGACGCACGTCGACGCTTCCAAGCCCGCCATCGCGTGGGGGAAGCGCAACCAGGAAATCTCCGGCCTGCAAGACGCACCCGTGCGCTGGCTGCTGGACGATGCCTTCAAGTTCATCGCGCGCGAAATCCGCCGCGGTAACACCTATGAGGCCATCCTGCTCGATCCGCCCAGCTTCGGGCGTGGCCCCAAGGGCGAAGTCTGGAAAGTGGAGGAGCAGATCGTCGATTTCCTCGACCACCTGCGCAAGCTGCTCAGCGATCAGGCTGCCTGCCTCATCCTGACCATGTACAACCTCGAAGCCTCGTCCATCATGCTGCACAACCTCGTGCAAGACATGCTGCCGCCGGGCGAGGTCTCCAGCGGTGAACTCGCGCTGACGCCCAAATACGGCCAAAGCCGCCTCCCGCTCTCCCTCTTCTGCCGCTGGCAACCCGCGCAGTAGGGTAGGGGAGACAATCCCTCCGCCAAACCAAATGCAATGTTGAGTGCTGCGCTCTGCGCAGATTTGGTTTTTTAACCGAGGAGCTGCGCGAACAAAGACGGATCCATGGCTTATTCATGTGGACGTTGTCAATCTCTATGGTGGCACCCTTTCAGAGTGCATTTGCGTGGCCGATATTACCCGGGGTTGAGGTCCACAATTGCGGACCTCAACCCCGCGCTAAGAGCTGGCAAGCCGCTGGCTTGCTTGATGATGCAGCATCCCGGAGGGATGCCAGCTAGATAGCCGGTGGTTGAGGACGCTCCGCGTCCGACACCACCGGATGGTATCCGTACTGGATTGCACCCTGGCGGGGTGCCACTGCTGAAAGGGCCACTCAATAGGACACCTAGACCTTGCGACAATCAGGAGCCTTCATGCCTGCCGGGTCCTGTTGGCGAAATCAGATCGGCGCCAAGCGCCGCACTCCATAACGTCTCAGGCTGTTACAAGGCTTTTTCTTGGAGCTCGACTGCCGCCCGAGCCGCTTGCTCAGCGGCTTGTGCAACTTTTTGAAACTAAATCTCAAAAAGTGCTTGCGTCAAAGTGAGAATGGGTATCATATTCAAATCAGATCTTCGGGGCCTAGACCACTCCGGAGACGTGAGTAAAATATAACGAAGCAGTCAGTTAGATTCATCATCAGTCAGGATAGCGAACTCATAAACGGCCGGGCTACAGAGCCCGGTCGTTTGCATGTACGCTGGTAGCGAGGCATTTTCGCCTTTTCGGGCTGCGAGTTCCCGCCTAGCTTCAGCAGCTATGGCAAAGAAAAAGGGTGGGGCCAAGAAGGCCGCCGGATCGCGCAGCAAAGGCTTTTCGCTGCCCAACAAGCTGATTTTCGCCTGCATCGTGTTGCTGGTCGGGCTCGGGGTCTACCTGACGAATGCCGGGCGCGACTTTAGCCGCGAGGGCATGCAAGACCGCCTGCAATCGCTCGCCGACGAAGCCAAGCAGCGCGTGGACGGTATGGGCGGCGACGGCCTCTACGAACCGACCCGCCCCACCACGGTCACTTACGTCCCGGACGAGACGAGCCTGATCTACGGCGGCTTCCCGGAGCCCACCGGCGGCCTCTCGCTCCTCCAGCGCGAAGGCTTCATGGTCGCCTACGACGAAGGGCGCGAGAACCCCGCGTGGGTGGCCTACAAGCTCGCCGGCCCGCCGCGTTTCCCCTCGACCAAGCGTCCCAGCCGTTTTTCGACCGACGACGAGACGCGCGTCCGCGTGAGCCACGACGACTACACCGGCACCGGCTACGACCGTGGCCACATGGCCCCAAATTTTGCCATCTGCACCTACTACGGTCCGGAGGCCCAGGAGCAGACCTTCCTCATGAGCAACATCGTGCCGCAAGACCCCGACCTCAACCAAGGGCCGTGGCGCGAGCTGGAGGAGCAGATCGCCACCACCTTTACCGAGCGCTTCGACGCCGTCTATGTGATCACCGGCCCCGTTTACGATCACGAGCGCGAGATGTTACCCAAGCGCGACCCCAAAGACCCGAACAACGTGGAGATCCCCGACGCCTTCTTTCAGGTCATCGTGGGGCAAAAAGCCGATACCGTGCAGGCCATGGGCATCCTCATGCCGCAAGAGGCTGGCCGCCGCGATGACTGGCGCGACTACGTGCGTTCGATTGACGAGATCGAAGCCATGACCGGTTACGACTTTATGAGCAAGCTGCCGGACGACCTCGAGAACCGGCTGGAGTCGGCCAAGGCAGCAGCGTGGTAATCGCGTAGCCCAAGCGTCACTACTTTTTTGCAGATTTCATACAAAAAGGCTGGCTTGAAGCGGGAAGAGGAGTAAACTGCATATACCCACGGGACACGTCCCGATTCACTCTACCCCCCCCCGCTACTCCATGACCTTTTCTTTCCCCTCCTTTGGTGGGCGCCTTCCTTGGGCGACCCTAACCATCTGGTCCGTTGTCGCCCCCGCTTTTCTGGCCTCCAGCCTGCATGCCGAGAGCGCTGCCCCTGCCGTAACCGAGCAGTCGGCCTGCAAGGTGCAGATGAGCGGCGACCTGCAAGACGGTGTAGCGACCCTGCAAATCCAGGTAGTGCCCGAGCGGGCAGGGCAGGAAGCCTCCGGCGGCATTTACCGCCTGCTGGTGGTCGACGCGCAAGGGGCGGTCTTGGCCGAAAGCGAACCGCAGCCCGTTTATGCTGGAAAAACGACGGAAATGAGCTTTCTAATGCCCGGCAGCGCGGCCCAGATCCAACTCCTCGGGCCGGATAACGCGGTCTCCGCCCACCTCAACGTGCCGGCGCGAGGCTATGATCGTTCCTAAAGCTACATGGCTTCCTCCTCCCGCTACTCCGATCTCCAACAAGCCCTTGAACGCCTCCGGCTCCAGCCCGAAAAGCTGAAAATCCGCCGGACTTCCTCCCGCTTCTGCCTCGGGATCGAACACGGCGACTATAACGGCACCGAGCTGTTCGGCGTCGGCACCGACCGCTTTATCTGGTGTTCTTACGCCGAAAACCACACCGGCAAGCTGCGCCTGCTCAGCACCAATTTCCCGGACGACGGCGTGCTCGAGATCGACCCGCTGGCGCTGCCCGAGCGCGAAAGCGTGGCGGATTCCTGGGCCCGATTCCCCGCTGGCGTACTGGCGATCCTGCAAGAGGCGGGCTACCCCGTGCGTCAGGGCTTCGACGCCGCCCTGGTGGGCAACATCCCCGGCGGCGGCATGTCCCGCTCGGCCTCGCTCGCGATCAACCTCCTGCTCACGGTGGCGGAGGTCAACGGCTTTGAATTCGAGAGCGGTATGCGCGTGGTCGAGCTGGCCCAGCGCGTGGAAAACGACTACATCGGCTCCCCCTGCGGCATCCTCGATCAGGTGATGATCTACTTTGCCAAGGCGGGCATGGGCACGCGCTTCAACCCGGCCGACAAGTCGATCCAGCACGTGCCGCTCGGGGGCGACGCCGACGCCTTCCGCCTCGTGAGCCTCGACACCGGCACCGTGCGCCACGGCCTCGAAAAATCGACCTACAAGATCCGCCGCACCGAGTGCGAGCAACTGGTCGAGCTCTGCCGCCCGGAATTTGGCCTCAAGAATCTCGGCGAGGTGAAGGAGCAGGAG encodes the following:
- a CDS encoding peptidylprolyl isomerase — its product is MAEYPRVTLKTSKGDITIALFEDKAPITVANFLEYVSSDHYDGTIFHRVIPGFMIQGGGMDANMIEKPTNAPIKNEAKNSVPNNRGTLAMARTNAIDSATSQFFINLVDNSFLNGNGITGGYAVFGQVVEGMEVVDAIAKVQTTSKGYHDDVPAQPVVIEDASRVEQ
- a CDS encoding class I SAM-dependent methyltransferase yields the protein MGPLVLSADFPDYQLLDSGRGRKLERFGDVILIRPEPKAWWRTATGEEQWGRAQAVFQDSGKWKFLRRNLDPSWNLSVCGTTLEVKLTDMSKHVGVFPEQEPHWSWLQERIKGRSQPRVLNLFGYTGAASLAAAKAGAHVTHVDASKPAIAWGKRNQEISGLQDAPVRWLLDDAFKFIAREIRRGNTYEAILLDPPSFGRGPKGEVWKVEEQIVDFLDHLRKLLSDQAACLILTMYNLEASSIMLHNLVQDMLPPGEVSSGELALTPKYGQSRLPLSLFCRWQPAQ
- a CDS encoding DNA/RNA non-specific endonuclease gives rise to the protein MAKKKGGAKKAAGSRSKGFSLPNKLIFACIVLLVGLGVYLTNAGRDFSREGMQDRLQSLADEAKQRVDGMGGDGLYEPTRPTTVTYVPDETSLIYGGFPEPTGGLSLLQREGFMVAYDEGRENPAWVAYKLAGPPRFPSTKRPSRFSTDDETRVRVSHDDYTGTGYDRGHMAPNFAICTYYGPEAQEQTFLMSNIVPQDPDLNQGPWRELEEQIATTFTERFDAVYVITGPVYDHEREMLPKRDPKDPNNVEIPDAFFQVIVGQKADTVQAMGILMPQEAGRRDDWRDYVRSIDEIEAMTGYDFMSKLPDDLENRLESAKAAAW